The Candidatus Poribacteria bacterium genomic sequence ACTCCACAATTGGATGCTACACAGTTCCGGGACGAACGATACCGATATTCCGCGGCGGGCGTTCAGTGTCTGCTACATGCATGGGGAGACGAAGTCGCATCACGGGCATAACTTTGCACGGGTGTTCGGCGAAGGTGCGATTGGTGTCGACGATTTATCGAAGTTTAATTTTGAAAGCCCAATTGTTTAATTATCCGTAAGGAAAGATTAAAAAAGGAGAAAAATATGGCAAAGATTCGACTTGCCATGATTGGATGTGGCGGAAACTCCTCAGGCCACGCCAGACGCATGAATGAAAATCCTGACGTGCAAATCGTCGGCACTTGCGATGTGAATACCGACATCGCCAGCGGCTATATCGATCGGAACCTGTCCGATCTGAGTCCACGTCCGGGGGCTTATGACGACATCGGCACGCTGCTGAAAGAGACATCGCCGGATGCCGTGGTCATCTCTACACCGCACACGCTCCATTTTGAGCAGGGCATGCAGGCTCTCGAGGCAGGATGCCACGTTTTGATGGAAAAGCCGATGGTCACATCTTCTAAAGATGCGTATACCCTCGCAGAGAAGGTGGAAGCGACTGGACTTACCCTCACTATCGGCTACAATACGCCGTGCACACCGAATTTCTATTATACCCGAGAGGTTATCCGTAGCGGAGAATTTGGCAAGCTGGAATTGGTTATTGGCTATATTACGCAGGGCTGGAAAGGTGGCACAACAGGGACGTGGCGGCAGAACCCGAAACTCTCTGGCGGTGGACAAGCCTACGATAGCGGCGCGCATCTCCTGAACAGTCTCTGCTGGGCGGTCGAGTCGAAGGTCGCTGAAGTCTATGCCTATACAGACAACCAGGACCGAGACGTTGACATCAATTCCTCGATTAACGTCAAGTTTGAAAGCGGTGTGCTCGCGGCGATGGCGGTGAGTGGCAATTGCCCAAGCCCTGGTGGCACGCACATGGCGTTGGTGTTTGAAAACGGCAGGATCGAGGTTGACGGTTGGAGTGGCGGTTGGATTCGCGTCTGGAAGGGTGGCGAAGCGTTGGATCCGCCTCCGATTACAGACGACATGTCCGCGGGTTCGCCTGACGACAACTTCATCGACGCTGTTTTGGGGAGAGCAGAATCCCGCACGAGTCCGATGAACGGGATTATCCAATCCGAGTTGATGGATCTCATCTACGAATCCGCGGAAACAGGCGTGCCGGCACGTCCTGAACGCTAATACTATAAGCGCGGTTTTTTCAACCGCGCTTACTGCTCTTTGGTTGGGAGGAGGCAATTAAATTTGTTGTCAATCGAAAATACAGAGAAAAAAGGTGGCTGTCATGACCATTGAAGAACTTTCCAAAGTAATAAAAGAAGGCTTTGAGCAGACCCAACGCCAGTTTGAGGATGTCAACAGACGGCTTGGGGCTCTTGAAACCGATGTTGCGTGGATAAAAGGTAAACTTGAAGGCACTCAAGAGGGCAAGGCAAGTGGGCAAATTATCACGACTGCCACCGCTGTCGGAGCAGTTATCATTGCCCTTATTGCGCTGTTGAAATAATATCTCTCGTCAGGTGCCAATCCAACGAATTCACACTTCCAACGTCGCGCCTTCAGGACGTGGTGCCGTTGGCCGGATAGGCATCTTCTCATAAGAACGGTAGGCGAGTTCCGCTAAATGTGGCGTTTCAATTCGGATGTGCCCTTCCGCACGCGAGTGCATGAGTGCATCGAGAACACCCGTCACGAGGAGCGTCCGTTCCACGGGATACTGCGGTTCCCCTGTCACGAACATCTCTTCAATATTAAGACTCAAATAACTGAAATGCGCATGCGGGGGGCCGTTCTGTAGATAAAACTCCGTCGCGTGGTAGGTATCGCCAGTCTTCGCCGCGTAAGCGAAATCAGAGACGTATCCCGTCAACATCAGCACAGTAGAACGGAATCCATCGCTATGCTCCAACAGAAACGCCGTTGGATTCGGGCAACCCTCAATAAAGGAGGTATCCGGACGATTTTCAATCTGTGCACACGCCTTTTCTGCTAAATCAAGGGACCACTTTCCTGCTTCACCCGCCTCCCAGACCGCGTCGCCTTCCAGACACTGAATTGCCACGATGCCAGATTCACCACCTTGCCGACGTTCAATCATACACTGTAGCGTTTCAAGTGAATGGAAACCGTAGGACTCCACACCGGCATAACCGATACCGATAGCGGTTTCCAGTTCTATATCAAGCGGATGTTCCAAAAAGGGGTGCCGCCAAGAGAGGGGTAGCGAGGAACCCGCCATAAACGGGACATCGAGTGCCTTTGCGCGATGATACATCCAGATGGCGTCGTCCCAATTGTAGGAGAGGTGCTTATCGCAGAAAACAGGGAGGGATCTGCCACTCGATGCGAAGACACCGCAAATCTGCTCGAACATATAACGGCGCGGGTACATGTGTTGCCCGATCTCGTTATACGGATAATCTCCGTGTTCACCGATCAACAGCACACCATCGACAGCCAATTCATTCCCACCGAGCGTCAAGGCTTGCCGAATACTCGGATAGATAGGGACACTGTGTTCAGCAGCTAAACCGACCCCGATGTCCCGATCGTCTACCTGATCGAGATAGATGGAGGCCAATTCCACGCGAGGCATCCGATGTCCAGTATCTGTCGGGAACCCCTTCATGTATTTCGTAGCAATCACATCTGCGTGCGAATGCTGATAGTATGTTGTAATGATTGCGGCAATTTTTTTGGGTGTGTCCATTGTTACCCTCTCCTATCTAACAATTTCGGTCCCGATGCCACCCTCTGTGAAGACTTCAAGGAGTAGTGAATGCGGGATACGTCCATCAATAATATGTGTTTTGTAAACACCCCCGATAAGTGCTGTCGTGCATGCTTCTACCTTCGGCAGCATACCGCCTGCGATGAACCCTTCCTCGATGAATGTGTCTACCTCTCTCATACGCAGGGTAGGTATCAACGAGTCTGTATCCGATATATCCCGGAGGATACCGCGCGTATCCGTCAAGACAATCAATTTCTCCGCTTGGAACGCAGAAGCAATTTCACCCGCCATGGTGTCGGCATTGATGTTATAGGTTTGTCCGTCAGTCCCAATACCGATCGGTGCGATGATAGGGATATAACCTGCTTTGTCGAGTGCCGTAACCGACTCGGTGTTCACGCCAATTATTTTTCCTACAAACCCCAAGTCAACATCTATACTTTGTCCGCTGTCATCACTAATCTGTGTCTCCTGTTTCTCCGCGAGTATCAGGTTGGCATCCTTTCCAGACAACCCAATCGCTTTTCCGCCGTGTTGGTTGATTCGAGCGACAATCGCCTTATTGATCGACCCAAGCACCATCTCAGCGATTTCAACCGTTTCCGCATCGGTTACCCGCAGTCCCTGTATAAACTCCGGGACCTTCCCAATTTTATCCATCCATGCGGTGATTCTCGGACCCCCGCCGTGCACGATAATGGGTCGGATGCCGACATATTTCATCAGCACGATGTCTTGCATGACGGAATGGATCAGTGACTCATCCTCCATTGCGGCACCGCCATATTTGATAACAATCCGCCGATCGTAAAAGCGACGGATATAAGGTAAGGCTTCAATAAGAACTTCAGCAGTTCTGTTCATATTTTAATTATTCCTTGCGGTTCGGTTAGGTGAACTTGGGGCTTTCACGTTCCTTTCCGTAGACCTGGGGGAAATGCCCAAGCAAAACCCCTCCATTATATTACGGCCCACGAGTTGTGGTATACCAAGTCCCCGGCGCGTAAGGGAATAGAGAGCAATTTGCCTAAAATTTAATATCTGTAGTAAAATGGTGTATAATATTATGATACGTAAACCCTCTATGTTTGTCAAATAAAAAGTGGTTGTCAGTTATAGTTAAGGAGCACGAACGCGATGCAAATATCCGCACAGATTTCACAATTTCATGGTGTAGGTATACCCTTTAAAGTTTGCGAGATGCCCGTGTCTGCAACACCAGATGCTATTCTCGTCCGCGTCTCACTTTCAACGATCTGCGGCTCAGACCTCCATACGGTATCGGGTCGCCGGGGTGCAGAAATCCCATGTGTACTCGGGCATGAAATCGTTGGAACGGTTGCGGCACCGACACACTACCGTTCAGCAACCGATGAGATACTACGTGAAGGCGATCGGATTACGTGGAGTCTCACGACTTCCTGTGGAACGTGTGCCTACTGTGTGAATCGGAACCTCCCACAGAAATGTGAGGCGATGTTCAAATACGGTCATGCCCGGAGTGAAGGTCCCGACGCTTTTTCAGGTGGGTTCGCTACGCATATCCTCCTGCGCCCGGGGACAGCGATCTATCGCATTCCTGACACCATGACGGATCAAGAGGCTGTCCCGATTAACTGTGCACTGACGACCGTCGTGAACGGCTTAGCGAACATCGGCACGTATTTCGGTGAGACGGCTGTCGTCCACGGTGCCGGCATGTTAGGCATCTATGCGGCCTGCTATTTGCATGAACAGGGATATGAACATGTCGTTGTCGTGGATACCAACGAAAGTCGATTGAAGATTGCCAAACGGTTCGGCGCAACGCATACCTTCAACCCGGGTGAGACCGCTGTTGAAGAAATTGACGCAGCCGTGAAAGATCTGACGAACGGACGGGGTGCCGATCTCGGTGTAGAGGTCAGCGGTGCGACGGTTGGCATCCCGAACCTGATTACGTGGTTAGCAATTGGCGGGAGATGTCTGACCCTGGGTTACGTCTATCCAAACGCACATATCTCTGTCGATGCCCACCAACTCGTCACGAAATGTGTGATACTCCGAGGCGTTCATAACTATCATCATACTGCGCTTGGCGATGCGATCCGCTTCGTTGCGGAAAATCGGAGCCGTTACCGATTTGCGGAGCTCGTCGGAGAAACATATCCATTGGCGGAAATTAACACCGCATTTGAACACGCGTTTCGCCAAGAGACCCTCCGCGTTGCTATTGCGCCATAGCAGTCAAAAAAGTCGGGAATCGGATTTACCTCCTACAATTCTGTATCAATCCAGCAATTTGTTCCGTCGGTGCGGAGGGTAATTGCCCCGGATACATCGGTTCTGAACATCGGACACCGGTGTGAGCGA encodes the following:
- a CDS encoding Gfo/Idh/MocA family oxidoreductase, whose amino-acid sequence is MAKIRLAMIGCGGNSSGHARRMNENPDVQIVGTCDVNTDIASGYIDRNLSDLSPRPGAYDDIGTLLKETSPDAVVISTPHTLHFEQGMQALEAGCHVLMEKPMVTSSKDAYTLAEKVEATGLTLTIGYNTPCTPNFYYTREVIRSGEFGKLELVIGYITQGWKGGTTGTWRQNPKLSGGGQAYDSGAHLLNSLCWAVESKVAEVYAYTDNQDRDVDINSSINVKFESGVLAAMAVSGNCPSPGGTHMALVFENGRIEVDGWSGGWIRVWKGGEALDPPPITDDMSAGSPDDNFIDAVLGRAESRTSPMNGIIQSELMDLIYESAETGVPARPER
- the argB gene encoding acetylglutamate kinase, with the translated sequence MNRTAEVLIEALPYIRRFYDRRIVIKYGGAAMEDESLIHSVMQDIVLMKYVGIRPIIVHGGGPRITAWMDKIGKVPEFIQGLRVTDAETVEIAEMVLGSINKAIVARINQHGGKAIGLSGKDANLILAEKQETQISDDSGQSIDVDLGFVGKIIGVNTESVTALDKAGYIPIIAPIGIGTDGQTYNINADTMAGEIASAFQAEKLIVLTDTRGILRDISDTDSLIPTLRMREVDTFIEEGFIAGGMLPKVEACTTALIGGVYKTHIIDGRIPHSLLLEVFTEGGIGTEIVR
- a CDS encoding alcohol dehydrogenase catalytic domain-containing protein produces the protein MQISAQISQFHGVGIPFKVCEMPVSATPDAILVRVSLSTICGSDLHTVSGRRGAEIPCVLGHEIVGTVAAPTHYRSATDEILREGDRITWSLTTSCGTCAYCVNRNLPQKCEAMFKYGHARSEGPDAFSGGFATHILLRPGTAIYRIPDTMTDQEAVPINCALTTVVNGLANIGTYFGETAVVHGAGMLGIYAACYLHEQGYEHVVVVDTNESRLKIAKRFGATHTFNPGETAVEEIDAAVKDLTNGRGADLGVEVSGATVGIPNLITWLAIGGRCLTLGYVYPNAHISVDAHQLVTKCVILRGVHNYHHTALGDAIRFVAENRSRYRFAELVGETYPLAEINTAFEHAFRQETLRVAIAP